From a region of the Archocentrus centrarchus isolate MPI-CPG fArcCen1 chromosome 18, fArcCen1, whole genome shotgun sequence genome:
- the LOC115797114 gene encoding zinc finger protein 883-like isoform X2, with protein MDSVSSLSLLGFKELSVCLVDCMKTPGVLGTEPKDSSDSLTQMDLSVSLVECMKTPGLNGDSDHLNHNTLELKLKQEDEQLEREYDYLKLEQQPVWQDSGITAESNLFKEEDDKNFILVETKTEEDHGTDGTLLVFEENRHGTEGTAWLMQCPKLSESLKTAMLGANSGVCQEEVDVTSQKSQVDDTILDRKETNQQDTDAEAVETSESTSGDQTERIQQYAALEPRRHHCEHCGKSFARKSNVLRHQRYNCIRTRTQERPHTCTQCGKSFSVLHTLRQHLLTHTGEKIYHCEVCGKQFGREGTLKAHMPIHTGEKPYKCDQCGKTCARHGDLKIHMLSHSEERPHNCSYCAKSFKQLTKLKKHERIHTGEKPYQCQLCAKKFRLRQTLVSHIRTHTGEQPFKCSFCPKAFSIRSNLRTHELIHTGERQFRCSQCNKSFRLHQHLIFHERGHRGEKPYKCDKCGKGYCHPSTLKAHRSSHEEKPPRCAECKQEFTEQKEFANHKCCETAEKPHRCSQCGKCFAQVMNLRKHQLIHSGEKPYVCKECGKQFNYKGNLTKHMSIHTGERPFECELCKKRFRLLQHLTNHRLTHNKKNRD; from the exons ATGGACTCAGTGAGCAGTTTGTCTCTGCTGGGCTTCAAGGAGCTTTCGGTCTGCCTGGTGGACTGTATGAAGACTCCGGGAGTCCTGGGAACAGAGCCCAAAG ACTCATCTGACAGCCTCACTCAAATGGATCTGTCTGTGTCATTGGTGGAATGCATGAAAACTCCAGGACTAAATGGTGACAGTGACCATCTGAATCATAACACCTTGGAGCTCAAGCTGAAACAGGAGGATGAGCAGTTGGAGAGAGAGTATGACTACCTGAAGCTGGAGCAGCAGCCAGTGTGGCAGGACAGTGGAATCACAGCAGAGAGTAATTTgtttaaagaagaagatgataAAAATTTCATCCTGGTGGAAACCAAAACTGAAGAGGATCATGGAACTGATGGCACGCTGTTGGTGTTTGAGGAGAACCGTCATGGCACAGAAGGGACGGCGTGGCTCATGCAGTGCCCCAAACTATCAGAGTCACTCAAAACAGCCATGCTGGGCGCCAATTCAGGCGTATGTCAGGAAGAAGTGGATGTAACCTCACAAAAAAGTCAGGTAGATGACACTATATTAGACAGAAAGGAGACGAATCAACAAGACACTGACGCTGAAGCTGTGGAAACCTCTGAGAGCACGTCTGGAG ACCAAACAGAGAGGATCCAACAGTATGCTGCACTCGAACCCCGGCGCCATCACTGTGAGCACTGTGGGAAGTCCTTTGCAAGGAAGAGCAATGTCCTCCGACACCAGCGGTATAACTGCATCAGAACGAGAACCCAAGAGAGGCCTCACACCTGCACGCAGTGCGGTAAGAGCTTCAGTGTGTTACACACCTTGCGGCAGCATCTCCTCACTCACACTGGGGAAAAAATTTACCACTGCGAGGTGTGCGGGAAGCAGTTTGGAAGGGAAGGGACTCTGAAGGCGCACATGCCAATCCATACAGGGGAAAAACCTTATAAATGTGACCAGTGCGGCAAGACCTGCGCCAGGCATGGGGACCTTAAAATTCACATGCTCAGTCATTCTGAGGAGAGACCACACAACTGCAGCTACTGTGCGAAAAGCTTCAAACAGCTTACAAAACTGAAGAAGCATGAGCGAATCCACACGGGGGAGAAACCATACCAGTGTCAGCTTTGTGCAAAGAAGTTTAGACTGCGGCAGACACTGGTTTCACACATCCGCACGCACACTGGAGAGCAGCCATTCAAGTGCAGCTTCTGCCCGAAGGCCTTCAGTATTAGGAGCAACTTGAGGACACACGAGCTGATACACACTGGGGAGAGGCAGTTTCGCTGTTCACAGTGTAACAAAAGTTTCCGACTGCATCAGCACCTGATATTCCATGAACGTGGCCACAGGGgggagaaaccatacaagtgtgACAAGTGTGGAAAAGGTTACTGTCATCCATCAACATTAAAAGCACATCGATCTTCTCATGAAGAGAAACCACCACGTTGCGCCGAGTGTAAGCAGGAATTCACAGAGCAAAAGGAGTTCGCCAATCACAAGTGCTGCGAGACAGCAGAAAAACCACACCGCTGTTCTCAGTGTGGAAAGTGTTTTGCCCAGGTTATGAATTTGAGGAAACACCAGCTGATCCACTCGGGGGAGAAACCTTATGTGTGTAAAGAATGTGGGAAGCAATTCAACTACAAAGGCAACCTCACCAAGCACATGAGCATCCACACCGGTGAGAGGCCCTTTGAGTGTGAACTCTGCAAGAAGCGCTTCAGGCTCCTGCAGCACCTCACAAATCACAGATTAactcacaacaaaaaaaatagagacTAA
- the LOC115797112 gene encoding fibrinogen alpha chain-like has product MKLLCLLLCLISVSSALSEIDPRGARPVEPGTRSEKCATEKEWPFCTDAEWGPKCPSGCRIQGLMDKYDHNMLKKIEKIRSLLDQNKAKHRSADQGSKQTYDYLREKLVTDAGSDNNYLDLAQNLRQRITDMKIKIDRQMRILAALKDRVKAQVTEMQKLEIDIDIKLRSCKGSCAGYAAYQVDQESYVTLNKQIQQLDSQSPQNIETAGTLYVMKSRPLQDMVVDSIYKSKDIGVGVAGQQTENMFPDVRTVHLVLEEEGSSSSPATVSKVPGTPQSSSTSSSSSSSSSSSSSVSTSSKSITEIRGRGDGDMVGLGVQPSTSHVSTKSVTCTKSIRTTVVHTADGPVERTEEVIGGGPECQMTTGFTKGGISSLFPSLSHASSSSSAGSIKTSHISSTKGSISGDTKTGFGDPFEADVGLDLGAFLTDNTEDDVPDFHARSVKSASRIERQADYVGKDCVDIYQKHLNGETNGLFKIKPGGPESMAVVDVYCQQEGIMGGWLLVQQRESGALSFNRTWAEYRDGFGSVDAQGKGEFWLGNQNLHLLINQGETMLKVELVDWEGGIASAEYTVRVGTEEAGYPLHVSAYTGDAGDALLMPKASDLSHNGMKFSTFDKDNDQSEQNCAEMYGGGWWYNNCQSANLNGIYYKGTYDPKANMPYETENGVVWVTYKPANYSLKTVRMFIRPADF; this is encoded by the exons ATGAAGCTACTCTGTTTACTTCTCTGCCTGATTAGTGTGTCTTCAGCACTG TCCGAGATTGACCCGAGGGGAGCTCGTCCAGTGGAGCCCGGCACCAGAAGTGAAAAATGTGCCACTGAGAAGGAGTGGCCTTTCTGCACAGATGCTGAATGG GGCCCTAAATGCCCATCGGGCTGCAGGATCCAGGGTCTGATGGACAAATATGACCACAATATGCTGAAGAAGATCGAGAAGATCCGCAGCCTGCTGGATCAGAACAAGGCCAAACACCGCTCCGCTGATCAGGGGTCAAAGCAGACCTACGACTACCTGAGGGAGAAGCTTGTCACAGATGCTG GTTCTGACAACAACTACCTTGACTTGGCCCAGAATCTTCGTCAGAGGATCACGGACATGAAGATTAAAATAGATCGACAGATGAGGATCTTGGCAGCCCTGAAGGATCGGGTGAAAGCTCAGGTCACAGAGATGCAAAAGCTGGAG ATTGATATTGATATCAAGCTTCGTTCCTGCAAAGGATCCTGCGCTGGTTACGCTGCGTACCAGGTGGACCAGGAGAGCTACGTCACCCTAAATAAACAG atcCAGCAGCTGGATTCTCAGTCACCCCAGAACATTGAGACTGCAGGGACACTCTACGTGATGAAGAGCAGGCCACTGCAGGACATGGTTGTGGACAGTATCTACAAATCCAAGGACATCGGCGTGGGAGTGGCAGGACAGCAGACCGAAAACATGTTCCCTGAT GTGAGGACTGTCCATTTGGTCTTGGAGGAGGAAGGCTCCAGCTCATCCCCAGCAACTGTCTCCAAGGTCCCAGGTACTCCCCAGTCTTCGTCtacatcctcctcttcctcctcctcctcctcctcatcgtcATCTGTCTCCACGTCATCTAAATCTATTACTGAGATCAGAGGACGTGGTGATGGAGATATGGTTGGTTTGGGCGTCCAGCCCAGCACATCTCACGTGTCCACCAAAAGCGTCACTTGCACCAAGAGCATCAGAACAACGGTTGTTCATACAGCAGATGGGCCGGTGGAAAGGACGGAGGAGGTGATTGGAGGTGGTCCTGAATGCCAGATGACAACAGGCTTCACCAAGGGAGGGATTAGCTCCCTGTTTCCCTCTCTCAGTCATGCATCCTCGTCCTCTTCTGCTGGCTCCATCAAGACTTCCCACATCAGCAGCACCAAGGGCAGCATCTCTGGAGATACCAAAACTGGGTTCGGCGATCCATTTGAGGCTGACGTCGGGCTCGACCTTGGTGCGTTTCTTACTGACAATACCGAAGATGACGTTCCTGATTTCCATGCCCGGAGTGTGAAGAGCGCTTCACGAATTGAACGGCAGGCAGATTATGTGGGAAAAG ATTGTGTCGATATCTACCAGAAGCATCTGAATGGGGAAACAAATGGCCTGTTTAAGATCAAACCTGGCGGGCCTGAATCCATGGCAGTAGTGGATGTTTACTGCCAGCAGGAGGGGATTATGGGAGGGTGGTTGTTAGTCCAGCAGCGAGAGAGTGGCGCACTCAGCTTTAACCGCACCTGGGCTGAATACCGTGATGGGTTTGGTTCGGTGGATGCTCAGGGCAAAGGCGAGTTTTGGCTAGGCAACCAGAACCTCCACCTGTTGATTAATCAGGGTGAGACTATGCTGAAAGTTGAGCTGGTGGATTGGGAAGGTGGTATTGCCAGTGCGGAGTACACTGTAAGGGTGGGCACAGAGGAAGCGGGGTACCCGCTGCATGTCTCTGCATACACTGGAGATGCTGGAGATGCCCTGTTGATGCCAAAGGCATCTGACTTGTCCCACAATGGAATGAAATTCAGCACCTTCGATAAAGACAATGATCAGTCAGAGCAGAATTGTGCAGAGATGTATGGGGGTGGATGGTGGTACAATAACTGCCAGTCAGCTAACTTAAATGGGATTTATTACAAAGGCACATATGACCCAAAAGCAAATATGCCATATGAGACTGAGAATGGAGTTGTGTGGGTGACATACAAACCAGCAAATTACAGCCTGAAAACTGTTCGGATGTTTATCCGACCAgctgatttttaa
- the LOC115797114 gene encoding zinc finger protein 883-like isoform X1, producing the protein MDSVSSLSLLGFKELSVCLVDCMKTPGVLGTEPKAAMKNIFTQNNSSDSLTQMDLSVSLVECMKTPGLNGDSDHLNHNTLELKLKQEDEQLEREYDYLKLEQQPVWQDSGITAESNLFKEEDDKNFILVETKTEEDHGTDGTLLVFEENRHGTEGTAWLMQCPKLSESLKTAMLGANSGVCQEEVDVTSQKSQVDDTILDRKETNQQDTDAEAVETSESTSGDQTERIQQYAALEPRRHHCEHCGKSFARKSNVLRHQRYNCIRTRTQERPHTCTQCGKSFSVLHTLRQHLLTHTGEKIYHCEVCGKQFGREGTLKAHMPIHTGEKPYKCDQCGKTCARHGDLKIHMLSHSEERPHNCSYCAKSFKQLTKLKKHERIHTGEKPYQCQLCAKKFRLRQTLVSHIRTHTGEQPFKCSFCPKAFSIRSNLRTHELIHTGERQFRCSQCNKSFRLHQHLIFHERGHRGEKPYKCDKCGKGYCHPSTLKAHRSSHEEKPPRCAECKQEFTEQKEFANHKCCETAEKPHRCSQCGKCFAQVMNLRKHQLIHSGEKPYVCKECGKQFNYKGNLTKHMSIHTGERPFECELCKKRFRLLQHLTNHRLTHNKKNRD; encoded by the exons ATGGACTCAGTGAGCAGTTTGTCTCTGCTGGGCTTCAAGGAGCTTTCGGTCTGCCTGGTGGACTGTATGAAGACTCCGGGAGTCCTGGGAACAGAGCCCAAAG CAgccatgaaaaacatttttacacaaaata ACTCATCTGACAGCCTCACTCAAATGGATCTGTCTGTGTCATTGGTGGAATGCATGAAAACTCCAGGACTAAATGGTGACAGTGACCATCTGAATCATAACACCTTGGAGCTCAAGCTGAAACAGGAGGATGAGCAGTTGGAGAGAGAGTATGACTACCTGAAGCTGGAGCAGCAGCCAGTGTGGCAGGACAGTGGAATCACAGCAGAGAGTAATTTgtttaaagaagaagatgataAAAATTTCATCCTGGTGGAAACCAAAACTGAAGAGGATCATGGAACTGATGGCACGCTGTTGGTGTTTGAGGAGAACCGTCATGGCACAGAAGGGACGGCGTGGCTCATGCAGTGCCCCAAACTATCAGAGTCACTCAAAACAGCCATGCTGGGCGCCAATTCAGGCGTATGTCAGGAAGAAGTGGATGTAACCTCACAAAAAAGTCAGGTAGATGACACTATATTAGACAGAAAGGAGACGAATCAACAAGACACTGACGCTGAAGCTGTGGAAACCTCTGAGAGCACGTCTGGAG ACCAAACAGAGAGGATCCAACAGTATGCTGCACTCGAACCCCGGCGCCATCACTGTGAGCACTGTGGGAAGTCCTTTGCAAGGAAGAGCAATGTCCTCCGACACCAGCGGTATAACTGCATCAGAACGAGAACCCAAGAGAGGCCTCACACCTGCACGCAGTGCGGTAAGAGCTTCAGTGTGTTACACACCTTGCGGCAGCATCTCCTCACTCACACTGGGGAAAAAATTTACCACTGCGAGGTGTGCGGGAAGCAGTTTGGAAGGGAAGGGACTCTGAAGGCGCACATGCCAATCCATACAGGGGAAAAACCTTATAAATGTGACCAGTGCGGCAAGACCTGCGCCAGGCATGGGGACCTTAAAATTCACATGCTCAGTCATTCTGAGGAGAGACCACACAACTGCAGCTACTGTGCGAAAAGCTTCAAACAGCTTACAAAACTGAAGAAGCATGAGCGAATCCACACGGGGGAGAAACCATACCAGTGTCAGCTTTGTGCAAAGAAGTTTAGACTGCGGCAGACACTGGTTTCACACATCCGCACGCACACTGGAGAGCAGCCATTCAAGTGCAGCTTCTGCCCGAAGGCCTTCAGTATTAGGAGCAACTTGAGGACACACGAGCTGATACACACTGGGGAGAGGCAGTTTCGCTGTTCACAGTGTAACAAAAGTTTCCGACTGCATCAGCACCTGATATTCCATGAACGTGGCCACAGGGgggagaaaccatacaagtgtgACAAGTGTGGAAAAGGTTACTGTCATCCATCAACATTAAAAGCACATCGATCTTCTCATGAAGAGAAACCACCACGTTGCGCCGAGTGTAAGCAGGAATTCACAGAGCAAAAGGAGTTCGCCAATCACAAGTGCTGCGAGACAGCAGAAAAACCACACCGCTGTTCTCAGTGTGGAAAGTGTTTTGCCCAGGTTATGAATTTGAGGAAACACCAGCTGATCCACTCGGGGGAGAAACCTTATGTGTGTAAAGAATGTGGGAAGCAATTCAACTACAAAGGCAACCTCACCAAGCACATGAGCATCCACACCGGTGAGAGGCCCTTTGAGTGTGAACTCTGCAAGAAGCGCTTCAGGCTCCTGCAGCACCTCACAAATCACAGATTAactcacaacaaaaaaaatagagacTAA